The genomic region GGGGTGTAGTTAATTTCACTGAGGTAAATAGCCTCATTAATACGTTCAGCTTCGTCTTTATCGTAAATACCAGAAAAACCGAATGCATAGCATGCGCATTGTATAAGTGCCTTATGACGCAACATGCGGACAGGCCATTGATTCCAAGGTTCTGTATTTCGCTTACATTCTTTGAAATATTCTGTGAGTTCAAATGGCTCTGGATCGTTCTTAAAATACATAGCGCATGTAACAGAAAACAAATTGCCTTCTTTATCGAAGTTTTCTTTAATTTTCATTTTTCTGTAGTTAGGATGTGAATGTATAATTTTGAGCCATCCCCTATAACCGACAACCGGTATAATACCGCCCCCTCTTTTAGGGATGGCATATATTTCTTTTCTCAGGGGATTTAATCCATAATCATTGGCAAGATAAATAAAGACTAAAAACTCAGCATTAGAGATATCACAGCTGATACAAGTTTTGAAAATTGCTTCACGAAACTCTTGTTCTGATAACTGATATTTTTGTGCCACTGTTGCTACGAGAGAAGATGTCATTGTTATTTTCCTTAACTTTGGG from Bartonella schoenbuchensis R1 harbors:
- a CDS encoding RecT family recombinase produces the protein MTSSLVATVAQKYQLSEQEFREAIFKTCISCDISNAEFLVFIYLANDYGLNPLRKEIYAIPKRGGGIIPVVGYRGWLKIIHSHPNYRKMKIKENFDKEGNLFSVTCAMYFKNDPEPFELTEYFKECKRNTEPWNQWPVRMLRHKALIQCACYAFGFSGIYDKDEAERINEAIYLSEINYTPKTIGFLMIYLRKSKN